In one Capricornis sumatraensis isolate serow.1 chromosome 1, serow.2, whole genome shotgun sequence genomic region, the following are encoded:
- the ZNF79 gene encoding zinc finger protein 79, which produces MLEEGEPPSPDPALPQEEDTEEEGMAAGLTAGPQGSTPFSSVTVDFTHGGWRQLAPAPRDRFEEGMPEKSRNLVLLGLPVSQPGMNSQLEQREGSWMLERDGLRNTCPDWKIISESPPEQDISEESFQDPSAEMPSGVSEHRKSELGKSLNLRPVLSPQQRVPTEVRSHKCDTHTESFGNNAGTVKPHRAKPYTCNECGKAFSYCSSLSQHQKSHTGEKPYECNECGKAFSQSSSLIQHQRIHTGEKPYKCSQCGRAFSQNANLTKHQRTHTGEKPYKCTECEKAFSDCSALVQHQRIHTGEKPYECSDCGKAFRHSANLTNHQRTHTGEKPYKCRECGKAFSYCAAFIQHQRIHTGEKPYKCNACGKAFSQSANLTNHQRTHTGEKPYTCSECGKAFSQSTNLIIHQKTHTGEKPYQCNDCGKFFSESSALIRHHIIHTGEKPYECNECGKAFNQSSSLSQHQRIHTGVKPYECRECGKAFRCSSAFIRHQRLHAGE; this is translated from the exons ATGCTGGAGGAAGGAG aaCCACCTTCTCCAGACCCTGCCCTTCCCCAAGAGGAGgacacagaggaggaaggaatggcagccGGTCTCACAGCAGGGCCCCAA GGATCCACACCTTTCAGCAGTGTGACTGTAGATTTTACCCACGGGGGATGGAGGCAGTTGGCCCCTGCTCCGAGGGACAGGTTCGAGGAAGGGATGCCAGAAAAGTCCAGAAACCTGGTCTTACTGG GACTTCCAGTTTCCCAACCTGGTATGAACTCCCAGTTGGAACAAAGGGAAGGTTCATGGATGCTCGAGAGAGATGGCCTAAGGAACACCTGTCCAG aTTGGAAGATTATATCTGAATCACCACCTGAGCAAGACATTTCTGAAGAATCATTCCAAGATCCAAGTGCAGAGATGCCTTCTGGGGTGTCAGAGCACAGGAAGAGTGAACTGGGGAAAAGCCTCAATCTGAGACCAGTCCTTTCTCCACAACAGAGAGTTCCTACAGAAGTGAGATCCCATAAATGTGACACGCACACAGAGAGCTTTGGGAATAACGCAGGTACAGTTAAACCTCACAGAGCGAAGCCGTACACGTGTAACGAATGTGGCAAGGCCTTCAGTTATTGTTCttccctttctcagcatcagaagaGCCATACTGGGGAGAAGCCATACGAGTGCAATGAATGCGGGAAGGCCTTCAGCCAGAGTTCATCTCTTATTCAGCACCAGAGGATTCACACcggagagaaaccttataaatgCAGTCAATGTGGGAGAGCCTTCAGCCAAAACGCAAACCTCACAAAACACCAGCGAACTCATACTGGAGAAAAGCCCTACAAATGTACCGAGTGTGAGAAAGCCTTCAGTGACTGTTCAGCCCTTGTTCAGCACCAGAGaatccacactggagagaagccttatgaGTGTAGCGACTGTGGGAAGGCATTCCGCCACAGTGCAAATCTTACCAACCACCAGCGGACTcacacaggggagaagccctACAAGTGCAGagaatgtgggaaggccttcagCTACTGTGCGGCATTTATTCAGCACCAGAGAATCCATACAGGGGAGAAGCCCTACAAATGTAACGCATGTGGGAAGGCCTTCAGCCAGAGTGCAAACCTCACAAACCACCAGAGgactcacactggagagaaaccctacaCGTGTAGTGAGTGCGGGAAAGCATTCAGCCAAAGTACAAACCTTATAATCCACCAGAAgactcacactggagagaaaccttatcaATGTAATGACTGCGGGAAATTCTTCAGTGAGAGCTCCGCCCTTATTCGGCATCACATAATTCACACAGGAGAAAAGCCCTACGAGTGCAATGAGTGTGGGAAGGCATTTAACCAGAGCTCATCCCTTAGTCAGCATCAGCGAATTCACACTGGTgtgaaaccctatgaatgtagaGAGTGTGGGAAGGCCTTCAGGTGTAGTTCAGCTTTTATTAGACATCAGAGACTCCATGCTGGAGAGTAA
- the SLC2A8 gene encoding solute carrier family 2, facilitated glucose transporter member 8 isoform X1, translating into MTPEDQEETQPLLRPPGGSAPRGRLVFLAAFAAALGPLSFGFALGYSSPAIPSLRRAAPPAPHLDEDAASWFGAIVTLGAAAGGVLGGWLLDRAGRKLSLLLCALPFVAGFAVITAAQKLWMLLGGRLLTGLACGIASLVAPVYISEIAYPEVRGLLGSCVQLMVVTGILLAYLAGWVLEWRWLAVLGCVPPSFMLLLMCFMPETPRFLLSQHKRQEAMAAMQFLWGSAPAWEEPPTGAEHQGFHVAQLRCPGTYKPFIIGISLMAFQQLSGINAVMFYAETIFEEAKFKDSSLASVIVGVIQVLFTATAALIMDRAGRRLLLTLSGVVMVFSTSAFGAYFKLTEGGPSNSSHVDLPVPVSLEPADTNVGLAWLAVGSMCLFIAGFAVGWGPIPWLLMSEIFPLHVKGVATGVCVLTNWFMAFLVTKEFSSLMEVLRPYGAFWLASAFCIFGVLFTLACVPETKGKTLEQITAHFEGR; encoded by the exons ATGACGCCTGAGGACCAAGAGGAGACCCAGCCGCTCCTGCGGCCGCCCGGCGGCAG CGCTCCCCGCGGCCGCCTCGTCTTCCTCGCTGCCTTCGCCGCTGCCCTGGGACCGCTCAGCTTCGGCTTCGCCCTCGGCTACAGCTCCCCCGCCATCCCGAGCCTGAGGCGCGCCGCGCCCCCGGCCCCGCACCTCGACGAAGATGCAGCCTCCTGGTTCGGG GCCATCGTGACCCTGGGCGCCGCGGCCGGGGGCGTGCTGGGCGGCTGGCTCCTGGACCGCGCGGGGCGCAAGCTGAGCCTCCTCCTCTGCGCCTTGCCCTTCGTGGCCGGCTTCGCCGTCATCACCGCGGCTCAGAAGCTGTGGATGCTGCTTGGAGGCCGCCTACTTACTGGCCTGGCCTGCGGCATTGCCTCGCTCGTGGCCCCG GTCTATATCTCTGAAATTGCCTACCCTGAGGTGCGAGGGCTGCTCGGCTCCTGTGTGCAGCTGATGGTGGTCACAGGCATCCTCCTAGCCTACCTGGCAG gctgGGTACTTGAGTGGCGCTGGCTGGCTGTGCTGGGCTGCGTGCCCCCCTCCTTCATGCTGCTGCTCATGTGTTTCATGCCCGAGACCCCTCGCTTCCTGCTGTCTCAGCACAAGCGCCAGGAGGCCATGGCCGCCATGCAGTTCCTGTGGGGCTCTGCCCCGGCCTGGGAGGAGCCTCCCACTGGGGCTGAGCACCAG GGCTTCCACGTGGCCCAGCTGCGGTGTCCTGGCACCTACAAGCCCTTCATCATCGGCATTTCCCTGATGGCCTTCCAGCAGCTGTCGGGCATCAATGCCGTCATGTTCTATGCGGAGACCATCTTTGAGGAGGCCAAGTTCAAG GACAGCAGCCTGGCCTCAGTCATCGTGGGTGTCATCCAGGTGCTGTTCACCGCCACAGCGGCCCTGATCATGGACAGAGCCGGGCGGAGGCTGCTCTTGACCTTGTCAG GTGTGGTCATGGTGTTCAGCACCAGCGCCTTTGGCGCCTACTTCAAGCTGACTGAGGGCGGCCCCAGCAACTCCTCGCACGTGGACCTCCCAGTGCCTGTCTCCCTGGAGCCTGCCGATACCAACGTGGGGCTGGCCTGGCTGGCGGTGGGCAGCATGTGCCTCTTCATCGCCG GCTTCGCTGTGGGCTGGGGGCCCATCCCGTGGCTCCTCATGTCTGAGATCTTCCCTCTGCATGTCAAGGGCGTGGCCACTGGTGTCTGCGTCCTCACCAACTGGTTCATGGCCTTTCTGGTGACCAAAGAGTTCAGCAGCCTCATG GAGGTGCTCAGGCCCTATGGTGCCTTCTGGCTGGCCTCTGCCTTCTGCATCTTCGGTGTCCTTTTCACTCTGGCCTGTGTCCCTGAGACCAAAGGGAAGACTTTGGAGCAAATCACAGCCCACTTTGAGGGGCGATGA
- the SLC2A8 gene encoding solute carrier family 2, facilitated glucose transporter member 8 isoform X2, translating to MTPEDQEETQPLLRPPGGSAPRGRLVFLAAFAAALGPLSFGFALGYSSPAIPSLRRAAPPAPHLDEDAASWFGAIVTLGAAAGGVLGGWLLDRAGRKLSLLLCALPFVAGFAVITAAQKLWMLLGGRLLTGLACGIASLVAPVYISEIAYPEVRGLLGSCVQLMVVTGILLAYLAGWVLEWRWLAVLGCVPPSFMLLLMCFMPETPRFLLSQHKRQEAMAAMQFLWGSAPAWEEPPTGAEHQGFHVAQLRCPGTYKPFIIGISLMAFQQLSGINAVMFYAETIFEEAKFKDSSLASVIVGVIQVLFTATAALIMDRAGRRLLLTLSGVVMVFSTSAFGAYFKLTEGGPSNSSHVDLPVPVSLEPADTNVGLAWLAVGSMCLFIAGGAQALWCLLAGLCLLHLRCPFHSGLCP from the exons ATGACGCCTGAGGACCAAGAGGAGACCCAGCCGCTCCTGCGGCCGCCCGGCGGCAG CGCTCCCCGCGGCCGCCTCGTCTTCCTCGCTGCCTTCGCCGCTGCCCTGGGACCGCTCAGCTTCGGCTTCGCCCTCGGCTACAGCTCCCCCGCCATCCCGAGCCTGAGGCGCGCCGCGCCCCCGGCCCCGCACCTCGACGAAGATGCAGCCTCCTGGTTCGGG GCCATCGTGACCCTGGGCGCCGCGGCCGGGGGCGTGCTGGGCGGCTGGCTCCTGGACCGCGCGGGGCGCAAGCTGAGCCTCCTCCTCTGCGCCTTGCCCTTCGTGGCCGGCTTCGCCGTCATCACCGCGGCTCAGAAGCTGTGGATGCTGCTTGGAGGCCGCCTACTTACTGGCCTGGCCTGCGGCATTGCCTCGCTCGTGGCCCCG GTCTATATCTCTGAAATTGCCTACCCTGAGGTGCGAGGGCTGCTCGGCTCCTGTGTGCAGCTGATGGTGGTCACAGGCATCCTCCTAGCCTACCTGGCAG gctgGGTACTTGAGTGGCGCTGGCTGGCTGTGCTGGGCTGCGTGCCCCCCTCCTTCATGCTGCTGCTCATGTGTTTCATGCCCGAGACCCCTCGCTTCCTGCTGTCTCAGCACAAGCGCCAGGAGGCCATGGCCGCCATGCAGTTCCTGTGGGGCTCTGCCCCGGCCTGGGAGGAGCCTCCCACTGGGGCTGAGCACCAG GGCTTCCACGTGGCCCAGCTGCGGTGTCCTGGCACCTACAAGCCCTTCATCATCGGCATTTCCCTGATGGCCTTCCAGCAGCTGTCGGGCATCAATGCCGTCATGTTCTATGCGGAGACCATCTTTGAGGAGGCCAAGTTCAAG GACAGCAGCCTGGCCTCAGTCATCGTGGGTGTCATCCAGGTGCTGTTCACCGCCACAGCGGCCCTGATCATGGACAGAGCCGGGCGGAGGCTGCTCTTGACCTTGTCAG GTGTGGTCATGGTGTTCAGCACCAGCGCCTTTGGCGCCTACTTCAAGCTGACTGAGGGCGGCCCCAGCAACTCCTCGCACGTGGACCTCCCAGTGCCTGTCTCCCTGGAGCCTGCCGATACCAACGTGGGGCTGGCCTGGCTGGCGGTGGGCAGCATGTGCCTCTTCATCGCCG GAGGTGCTCAGGCCCTATGGTGCCTTCTGGCTGGCCTCTGCCTTCTGCATCTTCGGTGTCCTTTTCACTCTGGCCTGTGTCCCTGA